The Paenibacillus mucilaginosus 3016 genome includes the window CGCAAGGCATGTGCCCCGAGTGCAGCGGGATCGGTCGCAGACTGGGCGTCGATATGAGCAAGGCGCTGGACATGTCCAAGTCGCTCAATGAAGGGGCCATCCTGCTGCCGGATTATAAGGTGAACGGCTGGGATTGGAACATGGTCGTGCAGTCGGGTTCCTTCGATCCCGACAAGAAGCTGAGCGATTACTCGGATGAGGAATTAGAGCAGCTGCTGTACTCCAAGGCGAGGAAAGTGGAGATGGATTTTGCCGGGAAGGCAATGAATATTACGGTGGAAGGCATCATTGAGAAGTTCACCAACAAGTACATCAAGCAGGATGTGAAGACGAAGTCCGAGCGTACCCAAAAAGCGGTTGCGCCGTACATCACCGAAGGTCCCTGCTCCAGCTGCCGCGGCGCGAGACTCAGTCAGGCCGCGCTCAGCTGCAGGGTCAATGGATACAACATTGCGGAGCTCTCCTCCATGGAGGTCGGGCAGCTCATTCGCGTCATTCGGGAGATCGACGATCCTGTCGCCGCCCCGGTCGTGGGGGCGTTGACAGAGCGGCTGCAGCATCTGGTGGATATCGGGCTTGACTACTTGACGCTGGACCGTGAGACGGATACATTGTCCGGCGGCGAATCCCAACGAGTCAAGATGGTGAAGCATCTGAGCGGCAGCCTGGTGGATGTCACTTACATCTTCGATGAGCCCAGCGTGGGGCTGCATCCCCGGGATGTACACCGGTTAAATGGGCTGCTTCAGAAGCTGCGGGACAAGGGCAATACCGTGATCGTCGTCGAGCATGATCCCGATGTGATCAAGGTGGGGGACCATATTGTCGATGTCGGGCCGCACGCCGGCAGCCGCGGCGGTACCATCGTGTATGAAGGAAGCTTCGAAGGCCTGCTGGAGGCGGGGACGCTGACAGGCACCCATATGAAGCGGCCGCTTCAGCTGAAGCAGAATTGCAGGCAGCCATCCGGCAGACTGTCCATCAAGGATGCCGGGCTGCACAATCTGCGTAACGTGAGTGTAGATATTCCAACCGGCGTGCTCACCGTAGTTACGGGGGTTGCCGGCTCGGGCAAGAGTACGCTGATTAACGAAGTATTCCTCCGCCAGCATCCGGATGCGATCGTCATCGACCAATCGGCGGTAGGCGTGTCCACACGCTCGAATCCCGCAACCTACACGGGGATGATGGACGATGTACGCAAGGCGTTTGCTTCCGCGAATAAGGTGAACCAAGGCTTGTTCAGCTTCAATTCCAAGGGGGCTTGCGAGAACTGCCAAGGGCTGGGTGTCGTGTATACAGACCTCGCCTTCCTCGACAGCGTGAAGCTGCCATGCGAAGTATGCGGTGGCAGACGGTTCAAGGAAGAGGTGCTCGCGTATAAGCTGAACGGCAAGTCTATTGCCGAAGTGCTGGAGATGACGGTGGAGCAGGCATTGGAGTTTTTTGAACTGAAAGAGGTTGGGCGAAAGCTCCAGGCGATGAGTGATGTGGGGCTGAACTATATTACACTCGGCCAGCCGCTAAGCACGCTCTCGGGCGGGGAATGCCAGCGCATCAAGCTGGCAAGCGAGCTGCATAAGAAGGGCAGCATCTATGTGATGGACGAGCCGACGACCGGCCTGCATATGTCAGATATAGGTCATCTCTTGGGCATCATGAACCGCCTCGTGGATGCCGGCAATACGGTGATCGTCATCGAACACAACCTGGATGTGATCAGCCAAGCGGATTGGATCATCGATATGGGACCGGACGGAGGGAGCAAGGGCGGTCAGGTGGTATTCGAGGGCACACCCGCGCAGATCATCCATGCGGAGCAGTCGATCACGGGTAGAT containing:
- a CDS encoding ATP-binding cassette domain-containing protein, coding for MSVSNQEYIVISGARENNLKNVTLRIPKRKITIFTGVSGSGKSSIVFDTIAAESQRLLNENFSMFVRTFLPRFPQPDADAIENLSMAVIVDQKRLGGGSHSTMGTITDISPILRLLFSRAGQPYVGQAHMFSFNDPQGMCPECSGIGRRLGVDMSKALDMSKSLNEGAILLPDYKVNGWDWNMVVQSGSFDPDKKLSDYSDEELEQLLYSKARKVEMDFAGKAMNITVEGIIEKFTNKYIKQDVKTKSERTQKAVAPYITEGPCSSCRGARLSQAALSCRVNGYNIAELSSMEVGQLIRVIREIDDPVAAPVVGALTERLQHLVDIGLDYLTLDRETDTLSGGESQRVKMVKHLSGSLVDVTYIFDEPSVGLHPRDVHRLNGLLQKLRDKGNTVIVVEHDPDVIKVGDHIVDVGPHAGSRGGTIVYEGSFEGLLEAGTLTGTHMKRPLQLKQNCRQPSGRLSIKDAGLHNLRNVSVDIPTGVLTVVTGVAGSGKSTLINEVFLRQHPDAIVIDQSAVGVSTRSNPATYTGMMDDVRKAFASANKVNQGLFSFNSKGACENCQGLGVVYTDLAFLDSVKLPCEVCGGRRFKEEVLAYKLNGKSIAEVLEMTVEQALEFFELKEVGRKLQAMSDVGLNYITLGQPLSTLSGGECQRIKLASELHKKGSIYVMDEPTTGLHMSDIGHLLGIMNRLVDAGNTVIVIEHNLDVISQADWIIDMGPDGGSKGGQVVFEGTPAQIIHAEQSITGRYLR